The genomic stretch tgtattagtctgtatccacaaaaagaaaaggagtacttgtggcaccttagactaacaaataaatttgttagcctcaaaggtgccacaagtactcctcttcttctCATTGTATTATATGGAGATCATAGGCTTTTTAAGGCAATGGTCTTTTAAAGACAGACATACTCTAGAATATACTTAAGAATTACAGGGGTAGAGAACTTCTTCCCTATAGAGCTTCTCAGCCAATGACCTCAGAGCAATTTACAGGCATTTTCTTCACACAGCCCACTTCTATCAGTTTATGCAGGTTCATAGCAAATCAGTAGCAGCACTGGGACTAAAATCTCAGAGGCCTGGTTACCAGTCAGCTCCCTTTTTATTTAAGTTCTCACCAGAGGCAAGCAGGACATGAATTAGTCAGAAACCCTATTTACTTAGGCTCATGGACAAACTTTGTGCTTCTATGCAGTCACTGATTTCACAAGAAGCTCTGAACAGGTTTGGAAAGAAAGCTTATCTTAAAAGAGCGAAAACATTGCAGGTTTTACCTCTGTTAGAGTCCTGCAGGCAAAAAGAAGGCCACTGACTAGATCTCTGTGCTTCCCACACACAGCACTCAATACAACCGAGCCCCCCCTTTGACGGAGTACTAGGCAGCCTGATTCAAATTAACATCTAGATTCCAGATCTTGCAAGCCACAGCATAAGAGCAGCCACCTTTGTAGAGGGCCAATTGCTATTCCAGGGTTTGCTACATACCTAATGATGGTTATAAACTGTGTCATGGTCAACTCCTGAGGAACAAGAAATTTTGTTTTGTCCAGTAGAGGaagatatttttctttctgaTACCGTTCAACAATTACCTGTTTTTGCAAGAGTAAACAGATCACTTTTAAAGCAATtgaaagtgtttgtttttaaagaaacaaaaagtctTCAATGGCTGAGCTTTAAACTTATTTAAGAAAGGCTTAAATACTAACATAGCAAACAGAACAGAGATATATTTACCGGGATTTTTGTTGGGAACTTTGCCCGAATTCCTGCTACTTCTTCCAGTCTAGTTGCtgtgcaaaagaaaaaacaaatattatACACATGCATTCCTCAACCTCCAATATAGCTTAGCTATGTACAATACCCAGATGACTTACCAAAACTCTTTCTCAGTTTAAAAGGTCTAACAGATTGGCTGCTATGCAGAGTTTGCATCTTCTTTACTAGAAGACTTTGTTACTAGGGCTTAACAATAACAAGCAGCTCCCAGTCCTCTACCACAGCTGAATTCAAACTGTGGGAAGTTGTTAAACTGAGCCCCTTATAAAGGCTTAGTTGTGACATCATGTTACtcccttaccccacccccatttctcccACACAGCAGGAGCGGATTCAACCTGGCTGCAGCTAGTTTACTAGGGAATGGTGGGGTCTGCCTGTTGGACAGAGAGAGGACTTCTGCCTGTGTTCTGTACCTGCAGAGGGCAGTGTACCTGTCCTGACAGGACATCCTGACACATTGTATATCCCATGTTATTTGTTTCACACCttaagtgtcagaaggcctttggATCCCACTGTTCTTCAAGGGTCTCTACGTCATTCCAGTCTCTGCTCCGTTTGAGGACAGCTGCCTGTGACACCTGCCTAGACCCATTAAAAACATGTTGCCGAGAGGGGGCTACAAGAGAGCGACTGCAGGCACTTCTTCCTGGAGGGGCCCACTCATGAGGCTTCACCAgcacccccaaacccctgccaGAAGAAGATGGGACAGGGCTGAGGCTTTGCTGTATGCATCATGCTGGTGTTATTACAATATGCTATACCTGTAGCAAACTGTCGTGTGAACAAAGTGCTGGGCCGACCTGCTTAGTCTCACTGGGTGAAATGAGGGGTTAATCAGTCATTTGCAGAGGCCTAGGcacaaaggcccagatcttcagaggtatttaggctcctaattgacattaatttcagtggaaattaaaatcagtgaaagttaggagcctaaatatgtttgaggatttgggccaaaGGTCCTATGTGAGGGTTTAAGTAGGACATAGGTGGTGCACAGGCCTTGTGCTAGCTGTCTGCATGGCTGATTTCACCCATTTTGAATTAAATAAGATTAACCACAGTGCATTGTTTTAGTAACCTACTGCGCTGTGTGCACCTGCCATATTTCATTGCTTAACTCAGCTCCCACATTTTCAGTCAGGCACAGGGATGACTAAACATAGCAAGAGAAAAGTCAGTCTCATAAGGGCTGTTCGCTACTGATACGTGGCCGTTTTAGAGTAGCGATGAGCTTAGAACAGGAGAGGGGGGAGTGTgaattatgattttatttaaagagaattGTGGAGATTGGAGCTATAAAATCAAGGACAAAATGCCAATTTCCCATTGGCATCAAAGAGCATTTTGTCCGAAAGACTGACGGTTGCATTTGGCTGTTAGGTTGTAACTAAATATTTAGGTTAGTAGAGTGTTGCATTCAGTGTCACTCAGTGGGAAAAAATAAGCACCATATTTCTGGATCTCTCATCTTTTATCTCTGCATTCCTCTGCAGAGACAGTCTTATGGTAAAAGCACAGGCCTGCAAGCCAGAAAATGTGTGGTTTCTTCCCAGCTCTACCAACAACttcattaatttaaattaaaagtaatCTAAACTGAAAGATGTTTTACTTTTTGCCCGTGACACATAACGTTCTGTAAAGAGAATCTAGGTACTCACAAGAGAATCTTTAACTTATAGTACTCTATGGCCCATCTGCTTTCCCCTTTCACATGGTTCTGCCTCCAACTTGTCAGTTAGCTTCATAATACTTACAAGTAGCCCTTAAAAGCATTTCCTTCATTTTGAAAAAGGGCCCCTCTTTTTCACACTCTCCTGTACCCACACTGGCTCAATTTCTGAATAATTCTGGAAGGTGACTTTTATACCAGACTCTAGCTTTTGTCTCCCAGAAGCACTAttcaggtttttggttttgttttatttttttcacacctTCCAGATAGATTTCAGAACTGTCTACCTGCTGATTATAGTCAGACACACCCTCAACCACTTGTATTGCTTGTATCCCTGTAACTACTACAGCTGTCAAGATAGTTTCTCAACCAAACATGACTTGGTAAAAAGTAAAGTCAATAGAAGACTGATTGCTCTTTCTGTAAGCCATACTAATGAATGGCTGTAACTCACCCCAGCTACTCTGATTGTGTTACATAAGCATTGATAACATGGTAGTTAGTATTCTATTCGGCCTATCAGATTGGGGGAAACAGGGTTGTTCAAAGTTTATTAATTACTAAGCCATACATGGCTATTTGTATAGGGCAGAATCAAAGTTACTGCCTTGCTTCAGTGTTGTCAGTTCTCACAGTTTTATTACcagtcttgcaatatttgctCTTATGATTAAACTGCCaattcctggagtcatgtgaatatggGAGAATCTTggagttcatttaaaaataaaagaaagtttaTAGCCCTCAttgttacagagaaaagctttgaaaatttgtcccaagtgcaacctaaaggctcagaaagaaGGTGGCAAATGCAAATTAGTTACaaacaaatctcatgatttcaaGCCAATCTCGTGATTTGTAGGTGCCTGACTACTGGATGAATGGACGGTAAGGTGGAtcgaaagttggctagattgtcgggctcaatggatagtgatcaatggctccatgtctagttggcagccagtatcaagtggagtgccccaagggtcagtcctcgggccggttttgttcaatatcttcataaatgatctggaggatggtgtggattgcaccctcagcaagtttgcagatgacactaaactgggaggagaggtagatacgctggagggtagggataggatccagagggccctagacaaattagaggattgggccaaaagaaatctgatgaggttcaacaaggacaagtgcagagtcctgcacttaggacggaagaatcccatgcaccgctacagactagggaccgaatggcttggcagcagttctacagaaaaggacctaggggttacagtggacgagaagctggatatgagtcaacagtgtgcccttgttgccaagaaggccaatggcattttgggatgtctatgtaggggcattgccagcagattgaggtacgtgatcattcccctctattcgacattggtgaggcctcatctggagtactgtgtccacttttgggccccacactacaagaaggatgtggaaaaattggaaaacgtccagcggagggcaacaaaaatgcttaggggactggaacacatgatttatgaggagaggctgagggaactgggattgtttagtctgcagaagagaagaatgaggggagatttgatagctgctttcaactacctgaaagggggttccaaagaggatggatctagactgttctcagtggtagctgatgacagaacaaggagtaatggtctcaagttgcagtgggggaggtttaggttggatattaggaaaaactttttcactaggagggtggtgaaacactagaatgcattacctagggaggtggtggaatctcctttcttagaagtttttaaggtcaaggttgacaaagccctggctgggatgatttaattggggattggtcctgctttgagcagggggttggactagatgactagatgaggtcccttccaaccctgatattctatgattctatgactcatgAGTCTGAATGCTTTGGATTGGCAGTACTGCTGCTTCAGACTTTGAGGGGCTCCAAACCTGCAAATTAATTCCTCAGCTAGGGTTTTTGTCATAGCACCAGCTTCCTGGTCTGATAGCCTGTATTTATTACCAAAGGGTACAGAGaagacattgaggtcaatggtaaatgggacaaaatacaacatagttttacaaaaggtagatcgtgccaaaccaacctgatctccttctttgagaaagtagcagattttttagacaaaggaaatgcagtggatctaatttacctagatttcagtaaggcatttgatatggtgccacatggggaattgttagttaaattggaaaagatggggatcaagatgaaaattgaaaggtggataaggaattggttaaaagggagactacagcgggtcatactgaaaggtgaactgtcaggctggagggaggttaccagtggaattcctcagggatcggtttggggaccaatcttatttaatctttttattactgaccttggcacaaaaagtgggagtgtgctaataaagtttgtggatgatacaaagctgagaggtattgccaatttagagaaggacagggatatcctacaggaggatctggatgaccttgtaaactggagtaatagtaataggatgaaatttaatagtgagaagtgtaaggtcatgcatttagggattaataacaagaattttagttataagctggggacgcatcaattagaagtaatggaggaggagaaggaccttggagtatggtttgaccacaggatgactatgagccaccaacatgatatggctgtgaaaaaaactaatgtggtcttggaatgcatcaggtgaggtatttccagtagagataaggaggtgttagtaccgttatacaaggcactgatgagacctcatctggaatactgtgtgcagttctggtctcccttgtttaagaaggatgaattcaaacgggaacaggtacagagaagggctactgggatgatccgaggaatggaaaacctgtcttacgaaaggagactcaaggagcttggcttgtttagcctaaccaaaagaaggttgaggagagatatgattgctctctataaatatatcagagggataaataccggagagggagaggaattatttaagatcagtaccaatgtggacacaaggacaaatggatataaactggccatcgggaagtttagacttgaaattagaggaaagtttctaaccatcagaggagtgaagttctggaatagccttccaagggaagcagtgggggcaaaagacctatctggcttcaagattaaactcaataagtttatggaggagatggtatgatgggataacatgaatttggcaattaattgatcttcaactattagctgTAGTTattcccaatggcctgtgatgggatgttagatggggtgggatctgagttactacagagaattctttcctgggtacctgcctggtgaatcttgcccacatgctcaacgttcagctgattgccatatttggggtcaggaaggaattttcttccagggcagattggaagaagccctgggggctttttgccttcctctgtagtgtggagcatgggtcacttgctggagtaTTCTCTACAccttgacgtctttaaaccatgatttgaggacttcaatagctcagacataggtgagaggttcttcgcaggagtgagtgggtgagattctgtggcctgcattgtgcaggagatcagactagatgatcataatggtcccttctgaccttaatatctatgaatctatgaaaaacaagATCCTTGCCCCAAGCTTACAAACAAAGACCCTGGTCCAAACAGTATCAGGGCCTAAGCCCATGATCCAGGAAACTCCTTCATGTGGGATCCACTATTTTGCCAATTAGGTCAATAGATCCTACTTTAGCCAAAAAAAGTATCTACTCCTTAATAACCAACTGTTCTGTCACCCTGAACAGAAGCTACTGTCTGAGGTATTTAGCTATCAGACACAAGGGCTCTCCAGGCAGTTTCATGAAGCCTAGGCTTCAGACTAAGAAGCACAAACTTTATTTCCAATAAATCCCACATATTTTTGTAAGGTGTGAGCCCAGGATTAATTTTTTGCCCTTTGGGATGGTCCTGGGTTCCCAAGCTCTGGCTTTAAACCTTACTCTTAGGGAACCTTGTATCTTGTCCAGTTTTTATGGCAGTTGCACCCACGTAACTGATAGCAGGAACTGGCACATAGTACCTCAGCtaaccctttttaaaatatcatgtcATCCTGCTCAACACATCACAGGCAGAAGTCACCCAAATCGGAGgcctcctggactatgactggggagactggGTGGATCCCCTGAAGCTCACTCAGggcatggggctctccacccttCGTACTCCCCaacgcgtacttcaggaggtaaGGGCAGCCTTATCGcctgctgctcgggtttacctcgagcGGGTCCTGCAGGAGGGTGCTTCCCACCAACCCtacaccccaggccctccggattTCTTCGTAGGGCCCCTGCCCCCGTgaggcctccccccaccgccccacccACACACCGTGAGCCGACTGCACGACCTGCAGCCAGTTCATTTTCGAATTGTGCCAAGGGTGCATCTGTACACAATCGTGTGCCATACTCTCCATTTCCTCACCCACGTGTCCCGCCCCGATGCTAAGTGTCATGACCTATTACCCCTATTGAGGGTGAGGAACCCCTGTGGGCCaacctatattccaccttggttccacagcccaccggggatatcagttggtggctcctccatggagccatgagcacgggTGTGTACTTGGCGCCGTTCACCCCCGTCCCTGACGCCTGTCCCTTTTGCAGTGTGAGGAAGACCCTGGTGCATGTATACCCAGAGTgtaccaggttgcagcccctatacCAGCTCCTCCTAGACAGCCTTTTAtgtttttggctgcacttttcccttcaCCTTCTTATATACGCACAcgctatccgtggccccacaaagtcgcaggACCTCCTTGTCAGCCTTCTCCTAGTGCTGGcgaaagtggccatctataagaccagggagaggaggttggctgaggGAGTttcctgcgactgtggggcctatttctgatcctcccTCCGTTCacatatccgggcagagttcctttgGGCGGagtccactggctcccttgacacctttgaggagcagtgggtgctgtctgaTGTCCCATTCTAATTCCTTATTTTTGGTCCTTTGACCTGCACATGTGTCcttgttatttttttctgtttgtcctGTAACTACTCGAGTTTCTGGGCCTTGTGGATCCTCCTCATAGGCTGGGTGagggtcctttagcagtgggaACCCAATACGAAAGACCTGAGTAGAGAGAAAGGGCCAATTAACCCTGTGACAGGCTGCACGTGGAGGAGAATCAGGGCTGATGATGGAGACCAGCTGAACAAGAAGCAAGCTAAGCGGCTATAAAACCAAAAGGTATGATATAAGAGCCCTAAGAGGGCTGTAAGACAGGAGGCCTATAGTTGATTTCTGGGCTTAAAGAAGGAAGCTAAGGGAGAACAGAAGCCCTAGGATCCTGGCCCTGAAGGAAAAGTGTACTCAGAGGTAGGCAGAGAAGGACTGTGATAGAGGTGAAGTAGGAAGTACTCTAGGGAAAAAGTATCAAGGTTTGGGATAGTGTGGACCTTATGTAGACTGgctgtagggtccctgggctggaacctggagtagagggtgggaccGAGTTCCCCTGCTAGCTATTGAGGAGGTGGTACAGACTGGATAGTGGAGCGGAAAACTGTCTAAGACAGGTTTTTTTCCAGTAGGACTTCCTTATCCTAGAAGGGGaggactatagtgacctggctggaggaccaAGCCAAGATGAAGGAGTACCCTGAGTGATGAAGAGGGTATAACCTGACTCCTGAGAGAATGAGACTATGGGCTGAAACACTGAAAGAAGGAGTGTGACTAGTTATGAGCTAATCCCTGGATAAGTGACAAGGAGGTACCCCAGTAGTGAACCACGTGACAGGCTCCCTCCAGGTATtcaagcccccctgccccaggtatTGGCCCTAGTTTCCTTCCTCTCCATGCCCATTACTGCTAGGTTTCAGTGGAACAGTTAAATTGCTGACCAGCAGGAGACGTTTGTGTAGTAGCATAGAAGAACTTTCACTGAAGCTGGACTTATATTATGGAATAAATTCCTATGACAGACGATGAGCATAGACTTAACTGCTTTCAGAACTAAATGCAACACTCCTTCCTTTTACTTAACTTTCCTTCTGTGAGTTCTTCCTTCTTGAACACACAAATTATGAACTCGGAATGCTGTTTCTCCTGTAGGTTGGAAAAAATGAAAGACAGATTTACTATTTCTATTTTTAAGTACTTGGGCAGTGCTCAGAGACCACAGTGATGTGGGCCATATAAGTACATTGATCTCTTAGATAAGTTTTAAAGCTACTAGTGCAGCACAATTTGGGGGTTATAGCAGTGTCTTGAATTTTGAGCTCTTATCTGCTCCAGCTCACTGACACATTTACAGCCTCTTTTAAAAGTCCTACGTTGGTTGTTGCGTAAATGAACTCTGACATCTCCATTGTGCACGTAAGTAACGAAATGATCACAGGCTTAGGGCTCTCCAGTCACATGCTTGAATACAGTCTGGCAGGGAAGAAGTTAATggaggatgggggtgtggggaacAGGAAATGCTCCAGCTGCAGGTATAAAGGAACATGTCTCAGAGTATAAAGGTTCTCTAGACAGGAATGCTTCTGAGCATGAGAAGGCAAACTAACAGAAACTCATGGTGCTCACAGAGCCTCAGGATAAAAGAGGCTTTAAGTTCTGGGAAAGAGTGGGTGTCTTGAAATGTATGTAGTAAAGGGTAGTTGAAATAAGCTGGCTGTCTGAGCTGGAGGGAGCTGTGTATTATACTTCTAGGAGAGGTTAAAACCACTTGGCTTGTCCTACATGGTTGCTGGGGTCTGGATGGTGATGGGAATGAGTTGCAAATGGCTAAGGAGCCAGAGTGGCTAGGAAAGCCCTTTTGGCCTTGTCTGCCTACCAAAGAAGGGGTACTCATTAGCAAGAATTGACAGCAGGTTTTTGCTTTTTCTGCAGCAATGCAGCCTGGCTCCAGCATCTGTGTCCTGCGCATTCAAACTGCTGCTCTTCTGTGTTGGAACCTCTCACCTTGAAGAGAGCTACAGCATTCAGGAGTCCACTAGAAGCCCTGCATGCTTTTAATCCTCCATAGGCAAATAAAGGGATACTTGACTGGTGAGTCTAAGTTACTAATGAATGGTTCTAATTCATGGCCTTTTCTCAGTTCATGCTACTCAGAAGATGCTCCAAGTCACCTTATACAAAACTTCAGAGTAAGAATCCTGTTTCCCAAACCACTGCATGCCTATTACTGtctgtattacagtagtgtctgAGGGCTACAAATGAGATCGGGGCCACGTTGTGCTAGACACTCTGCAAACACCATAGTAGACAATCCCTGCCTTGGAGAGCCTGTAATCTAAAGAGGTAACCCACAGGGTGGGAGAAAGTAGCATCTGCCCTTAACAGAGTGGGAAATTTGCACAATTATAGTGTGATTTGCACAATATCACATAGAGGCTGTGGCAGAGTTAACTgatcccagatctcctgaatcccagtcaaTACCTTAATTAAAGATCATCCTTTAACAAAAAGCATACAAATATACTTGTGTACAAAAAACAAATAACTAAAAGTATAAAACCACTAGCCCTTGTCTACTGCTTTGATGGGGTTGAGCAGTGCGTGTTGGGATCAAATATCCAGAGCTTTCATAGTATGTCTGTTGCAAGAATACAAGAGAAACATATGGAGCAGGATGCTGGAGCAGGATGCTTGAGCAGGGGGAAGTAAGATACTTCTGAGAAGGCTCTTTGAAAAACTACCAAATAAAGCTTAAGCCTTAAACCATAATGTCAACCTTACTATTTAACGTGCTCAGCATGTGTCCAACTGACCTCTACTGGATGGAGTCAGAAAAACTTATGTGGCTGAGCCTATCTTTAAAGGCAGGTCACTAGCACTAGAAATGGCAAAGATTTTTCACATGAAGCTTTCTGTGGATAAATGAAGATTTGGTGATGTCCAAACATTTGCTTAATTTTGGGGGGGAGCTTACAAAACTTCAGAATGGCCAGtttcaactcttttttttttttttaaaaaaaccaaaacactgggcttttttgtttaaaatggcaTGTTTCAAACTTTCCTCtcagcttttaaaaaatcataaagcTCAATTAACCATTTTGTTtgacagcatttttttaaaattttaagttACCTATAAACTGAAGAATCCattttcccttcctcttccccttccctttcccccacctgCACTGCCCCAGTTTTACTAAACACTGCTGCGAATGGTGATTCTTCTTGAACCGAATCCTTAGAGGGCTGTGGTTTTGGAGCAAATGTCTAGAAATTTTTCTGGCACTTGTGAGGTTTGACTGACCATTGCTGTGACCTGTGTGTGGTCATGAGTTTGTTATAATGGATGCTGTAACAAGTTGTGCAATTGATCCTTTGTTTTGGGCTCAGAGAGATCATGATACCCAGCTGAGACCTAGGTGTATCAGAGATGCCAAGACAAGcacctaaggcagtggttcccaaacttgtcccgccgcttgtgcagggaaagcccctggcgggccaggccagtttattttcctgccacgtccgcaggttcggccaggTAGtttggcccatgccgcttccagcagctcccattggcctggagcagcgaaccgcggccactgggagctgcgatcagctgaacctgtggatgtggcaggtaaacaaactggcctggtccaccaggggctttccctgcacaagcggcgggacaagtttgggaaccactgacctaaggATATAGTCTACACTagatggaggggaggaagggggaacaaCACTTAACTTTTGCTAGCTAACCTGGGTTAAAATatcagtgaagacatggcaactaGGCTTTTGACTCAAGCTAGCagctctgggtatgtct from Lepidochelys kempii isolate rLepKem1 chromosome 3, rLepKem1.hap2, whole genome shotgun sequence encodes the following:
- the MAP1LC3C gene encoding microtubule-associated protein 1 light chain 3 gamma, which produces MQTLHSSQSVRPFKLRKSFATRLEEVAGIRAKFPTKIPVIVERYQKEKYLPLLDKTKFLVPQELTMTQFITIIRSRMALNATQAFYLLVNNKSLASMSLTLAEVYRDYKDEDGFVYMTYASQEMFGCLLPTAQGKLMECPLKT